GCCCTTGGCTTTGGCGGCGTCTTCACCGATACCCACAGAGGCAACCTCGGGCTCGGTGTAGATGATGGCGGGCATGAGATCCCAGTTCACGTGACCGTGCTTGCCGGCGATCCATTCGGCGACGGCGACGCCGTCTTCCTCGGCTTTGTGCGCAAGCATCGGACCATCGATGACGTCACCGATTGCCCACACGCCTGCAGCGGTGGTCTTGAGGTGGGCGTCGACCTTGATGCGTTTTTTGTCGGTGAGTTCCACGCCGGCTTTGTCGAGGTCGAGGTTGTCGGCGTAGGGACGGCGGCCGACGGCGACGAGAACTTTGTCGGCGGGGAATTCGAGGACCTTGCCCTCGCGTTCGGCGGTGAGGATGCCTTTGGAGAAGCCGGTGACCTTAGCGCCGCACTCGATTTTGAGTCCCTGTTTCTGGAGCAGGCGGGTGAAGTTGCGGACGATGTCGTCGTCGTTGGCGGCGGCGATCTTGGGGAGGAACTCGACGATGGTGACCTCGGAGCCGAGGCGGGCCCAGACGGAGCCGAGTTCGAGGCCGATGGCGCCGCCGCCGACGACCACGAGTTTCTTGGGGACCTCGGTGAGGGTGAGAGCCTCGGTGCTGGAGATGACGGTCTTGCCGTCGAACTTCATGAATGGCAGCTCGACGGGGGCCGAGCCGGTCGCGATGACGATGTTCTTGGCCGTGAGCGATTGGTCGCCGACGGCAACGGTGTTGGCGGAGGTGAACTTCGCTTCGCCGGTGATGACGGTGATCTTGCGGGCCTTGGCAAGGAGGGCGACGCCGCCGGTCATCTTGGCGACGATGCCGTCCTTCTTTTTGAGCATGGCGGCGATGTCGATGGAGACGCCGTCGATTTTGATGCCGTGTTCGGACGCGTGCTTTTGCGCGAAGAGGAAGTGCTCGGAGGAAGCGAGCAGGGCTTTGCTGGGAATGCAGCCGACGTTGAGGCAGGTGCCGCCGAGTTCGGCGCGTTTGTCGATGAGGGCGACCTTGAGGCCGAGCTGCGCGGCGCGGAAGGCGCACACGTAGCCGCCGGGGCCTGCGCCGATGACGATGAGATCGAAGGATGGGGAGGACATTGTATTTAACGCAGAGTCGCAGAGGCGCGGAGAGAAGCCGGGATGGCCTGCGGATGGACTCCGCGTCTCTGCGCCTCTGCGTTAAAAAATCAGACGCTGAGGAGAAGGCGGGTCGGGTCTTCGATGGCCTGCTTGATTTTGACGAGGAAGGTGACGGCTTCTTTGCCGTCCACGAGGCGGTGGTCGTAGCTGAGGGCGAGATACATCATCGGACGGATGACCACCTGACCGTTGAGGGCGACGGGGCGATCGTTGATCGCGTGGAGTCCGAGGATCGCGCTCTGGGGGGCGTTGATGATCGGGGTGGAGAGCATCGAGCCGAAGATGCCGCCGTTGGTGATGGTGAAGCAGCCGCCTTCAAAATCGGGGAGGCCAAGTTTGCCGTCGCGGGCTTTCTTGGCGACTTCGCCGATGGCCTTCTCGATGCCGGCCATGTCGAGTTTGTCACAGTCGCGCACCACGGGGACGACAAGGCCCTTCTCGGTGGAGACGGCCATGCTGATGTCGAAGTAGTGGTTCTGGATGACCTCGTCGCCGTCGAGCTGGGCGTTGATGGCGGGAACGTCTTTGAGTGCCTGCACGACGGCCTTGGTGAAGAAGCTCATGAAGCCGAGCTTCACGCCGTTCTTTTTGACGAAGTCGTCCTGATATTTTTTGCGGAGCTCCATGACGGCGGACATGTCGACCTCGTTGAAGGTGGTGAGCATGGCGGCCTCGTGCTGGGCGGAGACCAGGCGCTTGGCGATGGTCTGGCGGAGTTTGCTCATCTTGACGCGGGAGCGGCGGCCGGTGGCGGGTGCGGTGACCACGGGCGCGGAGGCAGGCAAAGCGGAAGAGGGGGCGGCGGCGACAGCGGCGGAAACCGTCGAGGCTTTCGGAGCGGATTCGGCGGCAGCGAGGACATCGCCCTTGGTGACGCGACCGGCTTTACCGGTGCCTTCGACCTTGCTGACGTCGATGTTGGTCTCGGCGGCAACGCGACGGACGGCGGGCGATTGCTCGGTGGAGGCGGCAGTCTTGGCGGGCGCGGGGGCGGCTTCCTTTGCGGCCGGAGCGGCAGCGGCGGGTGCAGGAGTGGCGCCGGCGGCGGAGGAATCGATGGTGGCGACGACTTCACCGATTTTCACTTCGGTGCCGGGCTGAACCTTGAACGTGATCTTGCCGGCGGATTCGGCGACGCCTTCTGAGGTGATTTTGTCGGTTTCGAGTTCGAAGAGGGGCTGGTCCTTCTTGACGACGTCGCCGTCGGCGACGTGCCACTTGGCGAGGACGCCAGAGCTGATGGATTCGCCGAGGGGCGGGATTTTGACTTCGATGAGGGACATGGGTCGGAGGAGAAGTAGCGAGTAGTGAGTAGCGGGTAGTGAGTAGGAGGGCAGCGAGTGGCGGGGGAGTAACGGCTTGGATGCTCGCTACTCACTACCCGCTACTCGCTACTTTTTCAGATCGCGAACGCGTCCTTGAGGAAGGCGGCGAGTTCGCGTTTGTGGATGGCGAGCGAGCCGACGGCCGGGGAGGCGGAGGCGTCGCGACCGATGTAGGCGGCCTTGCGTCCGAAGATCGTCTCCAATTCGGGAGCGATGAAGGTCCAGGCACCGTTGTTCTGGGACTCTTCCTGACACCAGATGAGCTTCGTCTTGCCGTAGGTCTTGGCGACCTCGGCGAGCTTGTCCTTGTGCAACGGATACAACTGCTCGACGCGCACGATGGCGGTGTCGGTGATTTTGTTGGCCGTGCGATAGGCGTCCAAGTCGTAGTAAACCTTACCGGAACAGAGGATCAGGCGCTTGGCGGTTTTCGGTGCGCTCGGATCGTCGATGATCTCCTGGAATGCGCCGGTGGTGAAATCCTCCATCTTCGAGGTGGCGGCAGGGGAACGCAGAAGAGACTTGGGCGACATGATGATGAGCGGCTTGCGGAAGTCGCGTTTCATCTGGCGGCGCAGCGCGTGGAAGTAGTTCGCCGGAGTGGTGATATTGGCGACCTGCATGTTGTCCTCGGCGCACAGCTGGAGGAAGCGTTCGAGACGGGCGGAAGAATGCTCAGGGCCCTGACCCTCGTAGCCGTGAGGCAGGAGGAGGACGATTCCGCTCATGCGCTGCCATTTCGATTCGGAGGAGGCGAGGAACTGGTCGATTACGACCTGGGCACCGTTGGCGAAGTCGCCGAACTGGGCTTCCCAAATGCAGAGCATCTGGGGGTAATCGAGCGAGTAGCCGTAATCGAAGCCGAGCACGGCGGCCTCCGAGAGCAGGGAGTTGTAAACGCAGAAACGCTCCTGCTTGTCGTCGATGTTGAGGAGCGGGACGTATTTCTCGCGGGTGTCGGAGTCGTAGAGAACGGCGTGGCGGTGGCTGAAGGTGCCGCGTTCGCAGTCCTGGCCGCTGAGGCGGACGGGCGTGCCCTCAGTGAGGAGGGTGCCGAACGCGAGCGCTTCGCCGAAGCCCCAGTCAACCGGACCACCTTCCTTGTGGGCCTGGATGCGTGTCTCAAGGATACGCTTGATCTTCGGGTTGATCTTAAAGTTGGACGGGATCTTGGTGAGGCCGTTGACAACCTTCGTGAGCGTGTCGGCGGAGACGCCGGTGGGCACGGGAACGTGGCTGTAACCGGGTTGGAAGATCGCAGTGGAGCCGGTGAACGGACTGGTGGTCTGGCCGGCGGCGGCGGTGGCGGCCTCGGCGGCCTTGGCCTTCTCGAAGGACGCTTCCATCGCGGCGGTGTATTCGGCTTTGATGGCCTCGGCACCGGCAGCGCTCAGCGTGTCTTCCTTGATCAGGCGCTCGGAGTAAGGCGTGGAGATGAGCGGGTGGGCGGCGATCTTCTTGTAGAGAACCGGCTGGGTGAACGCGGGTTCGTCGGCCTCGTTGTGGCCGTGGCGGCGGTAGCAATACATGTCGATCACGACGTCGCGCTGGAACTTCACGCGGAATTCGAGGGCGAGACGCGTCACGTAGCAGACGGCCTCGGGGTCGTCGCCGTTGACGTGGAACACGGGGGCTTCGATGAGCTTGGCGACGTCGGTGCAGTAACGCGTCGAACGGGCGTCGGCAGGCTGGGTGGTGAAGCCGATCTGGTTGTTGATGACCAGGTGGACGGTGCCGCCGGTGCGGTAGCCGGGGAGCTGGGAGAAGTTAAGGGCCTCGGCGATCACGCCCTGGCCGGCGAACGCGGCGTCGCCGTGTATCAGGAAAGGGCATACGCGACGGCGCTCGACATCGCCACGGATGCGCTGGCGTGCGCGGGCCTTGCCCTCGACCACGGGGTTGACGATTTCCAAGTGCGACGGGTTGGCGGCGAGGCGGACCTCGACGGTCTTGCCGGAGGTGGTCTTGAGCTCGGCCTCGTAGCCGAGATGGTATTTCACGTCGCCGTCGCCGCCGACGGTGTTGGGAATGTAGTTTTCCGAGAACTGCTCGAAGAGGACGTCGAACGGCTTGCGAAGGATGTTGGTGAGGACGCTGAGACGGCCGCGATGGGCCATGCCCATGACGATCTCTTCGACGCCGACCTCGGGGCTGTATTCGATCATGGCATCGAACGCCGCGATCATGGTTTCGCCACCTTCGAGGGAGAAACGCTTCTGGCCAACGAAGCGCGTGTGGAGGAATTTCTCGAAGAGCTCGGCCTTATGGAGGCGACGGAGGATGCGGACCTTCTGGTCGCGGGTGAACGACGGACGGTTGTGCGTGGCCTCCATGCGGGACTGGAGCCAGTCGCGCGCATCGAGATCCTGCATGTAGAGATACTCGACGCCGATGTGACCGCAGTAGGTTTCGTTCAGCGCGGTGATGAGCGCGCTGAGCTTCATCTGGCCGCCGCTCTTGAAATTGCCGACGGAGAAAGACTCGTTGAGGTCGGCCTCGGTCAGGCCGAAGTGCTGGTAGTTAAGACGGGGGAAAGGGGAGGGCGGCGGGCTGAGCGGATCGAGATGCGCCTGCATGTGACCGTGGGCGCGGTAGGCGTTGATGAGGCGGAGAACTTGCGCCTGTTTCGAGCTGTCCAGGACGTTCACCGGAGACGCGCCGACGGCGGCGAGACCGGAGCCGTTGCTGCCGAGGGCAAAACCTTGGAAGAAGGCGCGCCACGTCGGATCGACGGAGTCGGGGTTATTGAGCCATGCGTTGTAGGCCGCTTCGATGACTTCGGAGTTGGCGCGCGTGGGGAGGGACAGGGAGTTCATGGAGGGTTAAGCAAAAAAGACGCGTTTACCGAAGGGGGTTTGGATACACGTCGAGCTCGCTTTATTAAGGTCTATAATAATGAAAAATCTTTATTATCCTGCATGACAAAGACCCGTTACTCAAGTGTCATCCAGCGACGCTGCCGCCATAGACTACGTTGTGAAATTTTCTAACTGACCGAAGTGGCGGCTTAATTAGTTTTGATGATTCGTATGGAAACTCAGATCAAAGACTCTCTTATCAACCTCTTGGCTGCGATTAAGGCATCTAATGGCCAAATCATTCGCGATGAGATGGCGCGTCTGGATGAATTTCTTGAAGCGGGCCGGGACACGTTGCATCCGCAACTCGTTCATTTTCTGGAGAAAAGGAGCTATGCGAAGGCCGTCCTGTTCCTGGGCGGTGAAAGCGATATTCCGGTGGGAATCTGCGGAGGGAAGGCGGGGCGGACTTCGGGTAATTAAGCCTCGCGGCTATAAGTCATTCCGCTGTTTTGGTATCAATTTTAAGTTATGAGCAAAGATAAGATCTCGACGGATGGAGGACAGAATCTGGGGCAAAATCCCTTTGGCGGACTCGGTGGACTGAGCTTTCCGGCGGGTAATCCGGTTCCTCGGGCGAATGCGCTGTTGCCGGCCAACGAAGCGAAAACCGCCAAGAATCGTGGCCGTGTAGAAGTGTTGCGCATGACGGCTGGACGCGGCGGCAAAACGGTGACGGTGGCGCGGGCGTTTGTCGGGATCGGTCTGCCGGAAAAAGAACAGCTCGCGAAAAAAATACAGAAGGCGTGCGGCTCGGGCGGCACCGTGAAGGACGGGCAGATCGAGATTCAGGGCGACCAGCGCGAGGTCGTGGCGCGGGTGCTTACGGAGGCGGGATTCCGTCCGGTGATGGCGGGTGGGTGAGCGGGTGGGCGAAATATTAACGCAGAGACTCAGAGGCACGGAGAGGCGAAGAAGTCATTTTTCCACGGATCTCTGCGATACTCCGCGCCTCTGCGTCTCTGCGTTAAAAATCTGTTTTACGGCGGCGCTCGGCGTTATGCGGCGAGACCCGCTGCGAGGGCGAGGGCGCTCTTGGCGCGGTTCAGGATGTAAAGGTGATAGCCGGGGGCGCCGTGGGCGAGGAGGTCGCGGATTTGGGTGAGCGCCCAGTCGATGCCGATGATCTCGACGACGTCGGGGTTCACTTCGGCGACTTCGAGACGGCGGGCGAGTTGCGCGGGCAACACCGAGCCGGAGAGCGTGGCGATGCGCTGGACCTGTTTCACCGAGAGGACCGGCATGAGTCCGGGGACAATCGGAACAATAATGCCAGCGGCGCGGCATTTATCGACGAAGCGGTGATAGATAGCGTTGTCGAAGAAGAGCTGCGTGGTGATGAACGCGGCGCCGGCGTCGACCTTGCGCTTGAGGGCGTCGAGGTCGGCTTCGAGCGAGACGGCTTCGGGGTGTTTTTCGGGATAGCCGCCGACACCGAGACAGAAATCGGGGTGGCGGGTTTTGAGAAGCGTGACGAGTTCGTTGGCGTAGCGGAGGCCGTCGGGCGCGACGGTGAACTCGGTGGCGCCCTTGGGCGGGTCGCCGCGGAGTGTCATGATGTTGCGGAAACCGCCGTCGTAAATCTGGTCGGCGAGCGCGACGAGTTCAGCGCGGCTGTGGCCCACGCACGTGAGGTGGGGCATTACGGTGAAGCCGAGCTCATCTTTGAGGAGGCGGCTGATTTGGGCAGTGCGTTCGCGGGTAGTGCCGCCGGCGCCGTAAGTGACGGACACGAAATCCCAGGGAATCGTCTTCAAAGCGGTGGCGGTCTGACGCAGGGCCTCAACACCGGCGTCGTCCTTCGGCGGGAAGAATTCGAGGGAGCGGAGCGGGCGGTTTTCGGCGAAGAGCGCGGAGATGGGCCGGTCGGGATTCATTTACGTATCAATGTATGCGCATTCGTTGATGTGTTGGCAAGTCGCGAGTGAATTGGGTGTGTTTGATAAATAAATCAGACCATCGCTAATGCTCTACGAGTGAAACGAGAAAAAGTGCTGGGCCGGCGTTGCCCTCGACGGCACGGGCCGCTGGCCCGCCTCCGTCTCTGTCGCCTTGTCCGAGCACCTTTTCTCGATCACGCTGGCCTGATTTATTTATCAAGCACACCCTAGGCGCTGGCGAGCTCGCGGTCTTTCTCGGTTTTGAGGCGGAGTTGTCCGCAGGCGGCGTCGATGTCGTGGCCTTTTTCACGGCGCAAGGTGACGGAGATGCGGGCGTCGCGGAGGACGTCGGCGAACCGTTCCAGACGCGTGTTTGAGGGGCGTTTCCAAGGGAGCCCTTCCACGGTGTTATACGGGATGAGATTCACGTGGGCGTGCAGGTCGCGGGCGATGTCGCGGAGCTTTTCGGCCTGCTCGATCATGTCGTTCACTTCCTCGATGAGGATGAACTCGAGCGTCACCATGCGGCCGTGCTTTTCGTTAAAGGCCTTGATCGCGGGGAGGAGTTTTTCCAGCGGGTAGGCCTTGTTGACGGGCATGATCTTCTCGCGGACCTCGTTGGTCGCGCCGTGAAGCGAGATGGCGAGGCGGATGCCGAGGGGCTCTTCGGCGAGCTTGAGGATTTTCGGAACGAGGCCTGACGTGGACAACGTGATGCGGCGGGCGCCGACGCCGAGTCCCCATTCGGCGTTCACGATGGTGAGGGCACGGATGATGTTGTCGTAGTTGGCGAGCGGTTCGCCCATGCCCATGACCACGATGTTGTCGAAGGAGGCGAGCTCCATGCGGGCGCGGGGAGTGCGGGCATCCTCGCGGTAGCAAACGTGCAGGAGTTGGGCGACGATCTCGCCGGCGTTGAGGTCGCGCTTGAGTCCGGCGAGGCCGGAGGCGCAGAAGGCACACGCCATGGCGCAGCCAACCTGCGTGGAAATACAAATGGTCTTACGCGACTCGTCGAGGCCGACGCCTTCTTGGGGGACGCGAATAATAACCGTCTCGATGAGGGAGCGGTCGCCCATCTCGAGGAGGAGCTTGTCGGTGACGTCGGTGGACTGTTTGCCAAGAACGAGGGAGGCGGGCATGAGTTCGAACGTCTCGTCGAGCCACGTGCGGAGCGGCTTGGAGAGGTTGGTCATGTCATCCCAGGTGCGGGCGCGTTTTTTATAGACCCACTCGAGGATTTGTTTCGCGCGGAAAGCCGGCTCGCCCTTCTCGCGGAGGCGAGTGGTGAGGGTGTCGAGGGTCTCGCCGGTGAGCGGCGGCTTGGCGGGCGTGAACTTCATGCTTGGAATACGAGTCGATAGACAGAATTAACAGAATTACAGATTAAACATGAACCTTCTCCAGCGCCACATCTTTGCGAGTGTGCTTTTCACCTGTGCGGTGGCTGCGGGCGTGTTCGCCTTCGTGTTAATCGTGGGCAACGCCTTCAGGGATCTGCTCGGATATCTTCTGGCGGGGCAGCTGACGATTGAGACGTTTTTAAAACTGAGCGTGCTGCTTATCCCTTATGTTGGCGTGCATGCACTGCCGGTGGGCATGTTGACGGGCGTGTTGCTGGTGCTGGGGCGGATGTCGGCCCAGCACGAAGTCACGGCGATGCGGGCGGCGGGGCTGGGCTTGGGATATTTATCGCGGCCGATCCTCTTGATCGCGTCGGCGGGTGTGGTGCTTTCACTGGGGCTGAACTTTTATTTCATGCCGCAGGCACGGACGCTTTACCGCAATGCGGTGAACGATGCGGTGCGGCAGAATCCGTTGCGCATGATCGTTGAGAAAACCTTCATCCGTGATTTTCCCGGCTTTGTGATTTACGCCGGCGGCAAGCAGGGTGGCGTGCTTGAGGACGTGTGGCTGTGGCGGTTGGACAAAGAAAAACGTGTGACTGAGTTCCTGCGCGCGAAGACCGGCCGGATCGATTATGACGATGAGTCGAACACGATGAAAGTCGTGTTGGTCGATACGTTTTCAGACCGCCGCAATCCCAAGAGTCCTGAAGTCTTCGCCAATACGGATACGCAGGTTTCGATGGGCGAGGCGTCGGTCGATATCCCGATGGAAAACCTGTTCGGCCAGCGGGTGGTTTCGCGCAAACCGAGTCTGATGACGCTCGATCAGTTGCTGGCTATGAAGAAGGAGCTGGCCGTGGCCAAAGCGCCGTTGTCGGAGCGCATGCGCGTCGATGTGGCCCTGAACGAAAAGGCGGCGGGCTCGCTGATGATCTTCGCCTTTACGCTGCTGGCGATTCCGCTGGGCATCAAAGTCTCCCGCAAGGAAACGATGGCCAATCTCGGCGTCGCGCTGTTGCTGGCGCTGGGCTATTATTTTCTGACGTTCATGGTGGGATGGCTGGATCGCTCGCCGGCGCTGCGACCCGACCTGTGGGTGTGGCTGCCGCCGGTGCTGTTTATCAGTCTGGGCGTGTGGATGTTTCGCCGGGTGGAGCGGATATGAGCGCAAAAAAGGCGGACCCGGCAGGTCCGCCTTTTTTTGGGAAGCACGCGGGGCGTGCGGTTACTTTTTGTCGAGGGCGCGGTTCAGTGCGCTGACGACGGCCTTGATCGAGGCGAGCTCGATGTTGGTGTCGATGCCCGCGCCGAAGAACGTGGTGCCGCGCTCGGTTTTGATCTGGATGTAGCTGACCGCGCGCGCCTCGGCACCGCTGCCGAGCGAGTGCTCGGAGTAGCTGACGAGTTCGAACTTGGGCAGGCCGGCGGCGCGCAAGGATTGCACGAAGGCATCGATCGGGCCGTTGCCGGTGCCGGTGACGATTTTCTCAACGCCATAGGCGAGTAAGTCGGCCTGGCAGGTGACCGTGCTGGTGCGCTCCATGGTGCGGAATTCGCGCAACGCGACCGGCGACACGCGGTCGATGTATTCGCGAACGAATACGTCGTGGATGTCCTGCGGCGTGAGCTCGGCGCCCTTGGAGTCAGCGAGGTCGTTGACGACTTTGCCGATCTCCTTGTGCATGAGCTTGGGCAACTGATAGCCGAACTCGTTTTCGAGGATGTAGGCGACGCCGCCTTTGCCCGATTGCGAGTTGATGCGGATGATCGCCTTGTAGCTGCGGCCGATGTCAGCCGGATCGATGGGGATGTAGATGACATCCCACGGACGGTCCGGGCTCTGGTGGGGCCACGACTTCTTGATGGCGTCCTGATGCGAGCCACTGAAGGCGGTGAAAACCAGTTCGCCGGCGTAAGGATGGCGCGGATGGATTTCCATGCGCGTGCAACGCTCGTAGACATCGCGGATGTGGTTGATGTCGCTGAAGTCGAGCTTCGGGTCGATGCCGTGCGTGTAGAGATTCAACGCGACGACGACCAGGTCGAGGTTGCCGGTGCGCTCACCGTTGCCGAAGAGTGTGCCCTCGACGCGGTCGGCGCCGGCCAGCAATGCGAGCTCGGTGGCAGCGACGCCGGTGCCACGGTCGTTGTGAGTGTGCAACGACACGATGGTCGCTTCACGGCGCGTGAGGTGCGTGCACATCCACTCGATCTGGTCGGCGTGGACGTTGGGCGTCGCATACTCGACGGTCGCGGGCAGGTTGAGGATGATCTTGTTGGCCTTAGTGGGCTGCCAGGCGTCCGAGACGGCCTCGCAGATTTCCAAGGCGAATTCCAACTCGGTGCTCGTGAAACTCTCGGGCGAATACTCGAGGCGCAGGTTCGTGCCGGCGTCAATCAACGCCTGTCCGTGCTTTTTCAGCAACGACACGCCCTTGACGGCGATGGCCACGATGTCGGCCTTGGACGCGCCGAACACGTAATCGCGCTGCTTGGGCGACGTGGAGTTGTAGAGGTGAAAAATGACGTTCTTCGCGCCCTTCAATGCCTCGAGGGAACGCGTGATGAGCTCCTCGCGGCACTGGCAGAGGATCTGGATGGAGACATCGGCGGGTATGCGGTTTTCCTCGATGAGGCGGCGGCAGAAATCGAATTCGATCTGGGACGCAGAAGGGAAGCCGACTTCGATTTCCTTGAAGCCGATTTTCACCAGCATATCGAAGAACTCGATTTTCTCTTCGACGTTCATGGGCTGGGCGAGGGCTTGATTGCCATCGCGCAGGTCAACGCTGCACCACGTCGGGGCGCGTTCGATGACGCGGCCGGGCCACTGGCGGTCGGGCAGGTTTACGGGAGGAAACGGACGGTATTTCGTGACGGGAGCGGATTGCATAAGCGAAACAATGAAACGGAACAATTTAAGCGGTTGAACCTGCGACCGGAAGGACCGGTGGCGGGCGCGGACTTGAACAACGGACGCACAATCAGCCGAACACGCGGCCCTCTGGGATCGTGCGTCTAGCTAAGTCGAAGCGCCTGAATGATGTTTCGCATCAAGAGGTCCAATTAGCCTTCGCTGGCCGTCGAAGTCAAGGAACGCGTTGAGAGCGGTTTCCGCTGTAACCCAAGGGCGTGAGCTGCGTCTTGCCTATCGTGTATGCCGTATCATTTATCTCCCCATGCCCCCCGACGAAGAGACCTTTGACCTTGCCGGTTGTCTCTCGAGGGTGCGTGCGTCCGACCAGCGGGCGGCTCGGGATCTGGTTGAACATCTGCACCCGATGGTTATTCGCATCGTCCGCGCCCGCCTCCCGCGCCGCGTCGCCGAGGAAGATCTCACCCAGGAGATTTTTTTAAAAATGTTCACGCGCATCGCACAGTATCAGGGCAACGTGCCTTTCCCTCATTGGGTCTCGCGCATCGCGGTGACGACCTGCATCGACCACCTGCGCGCCCAAAAACGCCGCCCCGAGTTTCGTTGGGCCGACCTTTCTGAAAACGAGGCCGACGTCCTGGATGCCGTGCTCACGAGCGAGAATGACGTCGCCGCCGGTGATGCAATGGCCGCCCACGAACTGGTTCATAAGTTGCTGGGTCAGCTCAAGCCCGACGACCGCCTCGTCCTCCAGCTGCTCGACCTCGAGCAAAAAACCCTGGCCGAAGTGGGCGTGCTCACCGGCTGGAACATCACTCTCATCAAAGTCCGCGCTTTTCGAGCGCGGCGGAAATTGCAAAAGCTGTTTGTGGAATTAAAGAAAAAGGAACGCGCATGAAAACTTCACCCACCTCTTGGAACCGTCTTGTGACGGCCGCCCGCCTGGCTCCGGCCGATCAGCGGGACGAGACTGCGCCGCATGGCTTTGCCACCCGCGTCAGCGCGCTGGCGATGTCCGCCGGAGAACCGACCTTCGCGACGCTCTTCGCCCGCTTCTCGCTGCGTTCGCTCGGCGTGTGCGGCCTGCTCATGGTGCTCGGCGTGACGCTTAATCTCAGCTCGGTGGTCAATGCCTTCGAGAGCGATTCCTCGGTGACCCTTAATGATCCCGTGGCCGAATGGCTTAACGCCTCTTCTTAAACGTGGCCTCCACCGCTAAAATTATTCTCGCCGTTGGCGGCATCTTTATCGCCGGCGCAGTCACCGGAGGTTTCGTGAGCCTTCGTGTGGCGGACCATCTGGCCCGTCAAAAACGGCTCGTCGAACGCATCGGCCCGTCCGAGATCGGTGCGCGTCTGGCCGAGCAACTTCAGTTGACGCCCGAGCAAAAGGACAAAATCCGCCCGATCATCACCCGCACGTCCGAAGAGTTGCGCAAGGTCCGTCGTGATTCGTTCAGCCAGACGGCGGAGCTCGTGTCCAAAATGGATGCGGATTTGGCGAAATTGCTGACCGTTGAACAACAAGCTTTGTTGAAGGAAATCCGCCAGCGTGAGGAAGAGCGCCGCAAGCAGTGGATGAACGAACGCACCAAGCGTAATAACGAGCGCAACGAACCGCGCCCGCCCGGCGGTCCGGCGGAAGACGGTGCGCGTCCCTCCGGACCACCGCCGGCGCCCTGATTTTTGGCGGCAGGTTTTCTACGAGCTTGCCGAGTGAGCCCGTCTGGCTGACTGGTGGTTTATGCCTGAACCCACCGGCCACATGCTGCATTTCGCTTACGGCGAGGATCTCCCGCATGCCGAGTTCGAGCGCGTGTGCCCGGGCGCACAATGGTTCGGCCCCGCAGGACTTGAGGGCTATCAATT
This window of the Rariglobus hedericola genome carries:
- a CDS encoding 2-oxoglutarate dehydrogenase E1 component; the encoded protein is MNSLSLPTRANSEVIEAAYNAWLNNPDSVDPTWRAFFQGFALGSNGSGLAAVGASPVNVLDSSKQAQVLRLINAYRAHGHMQAHLDPLSPPPSPFPRLNYQHFGLTEADLNESFSVGNFKSGGQMKLSALITALNETYCGHIGVEYLYMQDLDARDWLQSRMEATHNRPSFTRDQKVRILRRLHKAELFEKFLHTRFVGQKRFSLEGGETMIAAFDAMIEYSPEVGVEEIVMGMAHRGRLSVLTNILRKPFDVLFEQFSENYIPNTVGGDGDVKYHLGYEAELKTTSGKTVEVRLAANPSHLEIVNPVVEGKARARQRIRGDVERRRVCPFLIHGDAAFAGQGVIAEALNFSQLPGYRTGGTVHLVINNQIGFTTQPADARSTRYCTDVAKLIEAPVFHVNGDDPEAVCYVTRLALEFRVKFQRDVVIDMYCYRRHGHNEADEPAFTQPVLYKKIAAHPLISTPYSERLIKEDTLSAAGAEAIKAEYTAAMEASFEKAKAAEAATAAAGQTTSPFTGSTAIFQPGYSHVPVPTGVSADTLTKVVNGLTKIPSNFKINPKIKRILETRIQAHKEGGPVDWGFGEALAFGTLLTEGTPVRLSGQDCERGTFSHRHAVLYDSDTREKYVPLLNIDDKQERFCVYNSLLSEAAVLGFDYGYSLDYPQMLCIWEAQFGDFANGAQVVIDQFLASSESKWQRMSGIVLLLPHGYEGQGPEHSSARLERFLQLCAEDNMQVANITTPANYFHALRRQMKRDFRKPLIIMSPKSLLRSPAATSKMEDFTTGAFQEIIDDPSAPKTAKRLILCSGKVYYDLDAYRTANKITDTAIVRVEQLYPLHKDKLAEVAKTYGKTKLIWCQEESQNNGAWTFIAPELETIFGRKAAYIGRDASASPAVGSLAIHKRELAAFLKDAFAI
- the odhB gene encoding 2-oxoglutarate dehydrogenase complex dihydrolipoyllysine-residue succinyltransferase, with protein sequence MSLIEVKIPPLGESISSGVLAKWHVADGDVVKKDQPLFELETDKITSEGVAESAGKITFKVQPGTEVKIGEVVATIDSSAAGATPAPAAAAPAAKEAAPAPAKTAASTEQSPAVRRVAAETNIDVSKVEGTGKAGRVTKGDVLAAAESAPKASTVSAAVAAAPSSALPASAPVVTAPATGRRSRVKMSKLRQTIAKRLVSAQHEAAMLTTFNEVDMSAVMELRKKYQDDFVKKNGVKLGFMSFFTKAVVQALKDVPAINAQLDGDEVIQNHYFDISMAVSTEKGLVVPVVRDCDKLDMAGIEKAIGEVAKKARDGKLGLPDFEGGCFTITNGGIFGSMLSTPIINAPQSAILGLHAINDRPVALNGQVVIRPMMYLALSYDHRLVDGKEAVTFLVKIKQAIEDPTRLLLSV
- a CDS encoding translation initiation factor codes for the protein MSKDKISTDGGQNLGQNPFGGLGGLSFPAGNPVPRANALLPANEAKTAKNRGRVEVLRMTAGRGGKTVTVARAFVGIGLPEKEQLAKKIQKACGSGGTVKDGQIEIQGDQREVVARVLTEAGFRPVMAGG
- the metF gene encoding methylenetetrahydrofolate reductase [NAD(P)H]; translation: MNPDRPISALFAENRPLRSLEFFPPKDDAGVEALRQTATALKTIPWDFVSVTYGAGGTTRERTAQISRLLKDELGFTVMPHLTCVGHSRAELVALADQIYDGGFRNIMTLRGDPPKGATEFTVAPDGLRYANELVTLLKTRHPDFCLGVGGYPEKHPEAVSLEADLDALKRKVDAGAAFITTQLFFDNAIYHRFVDKCRAAGIIVPIVPGLMPVLSVKQVQRIATLSGSVLPAQLARRLEVAEVNPDVVEIIGIDWALTQIRDLLAHGAPGYHLYILNRAKSALALAAGLAA
- the lpdA gene encoding dihydrolipoyl dehydrogenase, yielding MSSPSFDLIVIGAGPGGYVCAFRAAQLGLKVALIDKRAELGGTCLNVGCIPSKALLASSEHFLFAQKHASEHGIKIDGVSIDIAAMLKKKDGIVAKMTGGVALLAKARKITVITGEAKFTSANTVAVGDQSLTAKNIVIATGSAPVELPFMKFDGKTVISSTEALTLTEVPKKLVVVGGGAIGLELGSVWARLGSEVTIVEFLPKIAAANDDDIVRNFTRLLQKQGLKIECGAKVTGFSKGILTAEREGKVLEFPADKVLVAVGRRPYADNLDLDKAGVELTDKKRIKVDAHLKTTAAGVWAIGDVIDGPMLAHKAEEDGVAVAEWIAGKHGHVNWDLMPAIIYTEPEVASVGIGEDAAKAKGLAINVGKFNFAANARALANDAGDGYVKIIADAKTDKILGAQILGKNAGELISEIVTHMEYGGSAEDLARTIHAHPTMSEAVKEAAMAVSKSAIHAI